One genomic window of Xanthobacter dioxanivorans includes the following:
- a CDS encoding LVIVD repeat-containing protein, whose amino-acid sequence MTKQPPAGEQGSTRNFRLLAQHELGGFGGLGEGMSIQIARDGRRILWLAHESAPKNFTGMDVTDPRNPRIVVQTELPQSHMRSNSLEVTGDIMAVAYQTQKAGQQPAGLELFDVSVPENPRSIAFLDASGPHSRGVHQLWFCDGEFVHMAAGAPDFIPRNPLDDQCYRIIDVRNPSKPVEAGRWWLPGTREGDAAPPPVRHKPENDFGFRAHNTNVYPQRPDRCYLGYLDAGMIILDISDKSAPKQVARWDNSPPTWASPTPRCRCSTAGSWW is encoded by the coding sequence ATGACCAAGCAACCGCCCGCCGGCGAGCAGGGCTCCACGCGCAATTTCCGCCTGCTCGCCCAGCATGAGCTCGGCGGCTTCGGCGGCCTCGGCGAGGGCATGTCGATCCAGATCGCCAGGGACGGCCGGCGTATCCTCTGGCTCGCCCACGAAAGCGCGCCGAAGAACTTCACCGGCATGGACGTGACCGATCCCAGGAACCCGCGGATCGTGGTGCAGACCGAGCTGCCCCAGTCGCACATGCGCTCGAACTCGCTGGAGGTCACCGGCGACATCATGGCGGTGGCCTACCAGACCCAGAAGGCCGGCCAGCAGCCGGCGGGGCTGGAGCTGTTCGACGTGTCAGTGCCGGAGAACCCGCGCTCCATCGCCTTCCTCGATGCCTCCGGCCCCCACTCGCGCGGGGTGCACCAGCTGTGGTTCTGCGACGGCGAGTTCGTCCACATGGCCGCCGGCGCGCCCGACTTCATCCCGCGCAACCCGCTGGACGACCAGTGCTATCGCATCATCGACGTGCGCAATCCGTCGAAGCCGGTGGAGGCAGGGCGCTGGTGGCTGCCCGGCACGCGGGAGGGCGACGCCGCCCCGCCCCCGGTGCGCCACAAGCCGGAGAACGACTTCGGCTTCCGCGCCCACAACACCAACGTCTACCCGCAGCGGCCGGACCGCTGCTATCTCGGCTATCTCGATGCCGGCATGATCATCCTCGACATCTCCGACAAGTCGGCGCCCAAGCAGGTGGCGCGGTGGGACAATTCCCCCCCTACGTGGGCTTCACCCACACCGCGCTGCCGCTGTTCGACCGCGGGCTCATGGTGGTGA
- a CDS encoding SDR family NAD(P)-dependent oxidoreductase — MDLPKTPSFDLSGKRALVTGAGRGIGLAAAAALAQAGADVTLAARSLDEVEAAAAAIRAEGGKARALALDVTDLPRMQETLAAAGPFDVLVNNAGTNRPSAFTDVTIEDFDAVMAINVRAAYFVAQAVARGMVAAGKGGSIIHVSSQMGHVGGARRSIYCASKWAMEGFSKAMAIELAPHRVRVNTLAPTFIQTPMTRPFFADQAFRESVLSKIKLGRIGEVEDLMGAVVFLASDAAALMTGSSLVVDGGWTAE, encoded by the coding sequence ATGGACCTACCGAAGACGCCAAGCTTCGATCTTTCCGGCAAGCGTGCTCTCGTCACCGGTGCCGGTCGCGGCATCGGCCTTGCCGCCGCCGCCGCCCTTGCCCAGGCCGGGGCTGATGTGACCCTGGCCGCCCGCAGTCTCGACGAGGTGGAGGCCGCCGCCGCCGCCATCCGCGCCGAGGGAGGCAAGGCGCGGGCCCTCGCCCTCGACGTCACCGATTTGCCGCGCATGCAGGAAACGCTGGCCGCCGCCGGCCCGTTCGACGTGCTGGTGAACAACGCCGGCACCAACCGGCCGAGCGCCTTCACCGACGTGACCATCGAGGATTTCGACGCGGTCATGGCGATCAACGTGCGCGCGGCGTATTTCGTCGCCCAGGCGGTGGCGCGCGGCATGGTGGCGGCCGGGAAGGGCGGGTCCATCATCCATGTCTCGTCGCAGATGGGGCATGTGGGCGGCGCCCGCCGCTCCATCTATTGCGCCTCGAAATGGGCCATGGAGGGCTTCTCCAAGGCCATGGCCATCGAACTGGCGCCGCACCGGGTGCGGGTGAACACCCTGGCGCCCACCTTCATCCAGACGCCCATGACCCGCCCGTTCTTCGCCGACCAGGCCTTCCGGGAAAGCGTGCTCTCCAAGATCAAGCTCGGTCGCATCGGCGAGGTGGAGGACCTGATGGGCGCGGTGGTCTTCCTCGCCTCGGACGCGGCGGCGCTGATGACCGGGTCCTCGCTCGTCGTCGACGGCGGCTGGACGGCGGAATAG
- a CDS encoding GntR family transcriptional regulator has product MPNSKTKPASRATSAAAGAAKAAALKPNAAKAGRASAAPVRRRATRTGAGADPHDGKPAAVVLDMETAAGEGDPKTLGEGIYARLRSDLIAGRITPGTRLPFRQLSARYEVGIGPLREALVRLASERLVDFEGQRGFMAAPLSLKDLNDLCQLRIQLSCQALRDSIARGGEDWEDEILVALHRLVRSPLPSSSDDNAAIDEWERRHDRFHTSLIAACESRWLLHFCATLSDQCQRYRRFIVLSMAQSYSLFDEVRSQHQAMAEAVLARRADEAEVLLMAHYRDSLARVMEQMESFVRRKRA; this is encoded by the coding sequence ATGCCGAATTCAAAGACCAAGCCCGCCTCGCGCGCCACTTCCGCCGCAGCCGGCGCTGCGAAGGCAGCCGCGCTGAAGCCCAACGCGGCCAAGGCCGGACGGGCCTCCGCCGCCCCGGTGCGGCGCCGCGCCACCCGAACCGGAGCGGGGGCGGACCCGCATGACGGCAAGCCCGCGGCGGTGGTGCTCGACATGGAGACCGCCGCCGGGGAGGGCGATCCCAAGACCCTGGGCGAGGGCATCTACGCCCGCCTGCGCTCGGACCTCATCGCCGGTCGCATCACGCCGGGCACCCGCCTGCCCTTCCGCCAGCTGAGCGCCCGCTACGAGGTGGGCATCGGCCCGCTGCGCGAGGCGCTGGTGCGCCTCGCCTCCGAGCGGCTGGTGGACTTCGAGGGCCAGCGCGGCTTCATGGCGGCGCCCCTGTCCCTCAAGGACCTCAACGATCTGTGCCAGCTGCGCATCCAGCTGAGCTGCCAGGCGCTGCGCGATTCCATCGCCCGCGGCGGCGAGGATTGGGAGGACGAGATCCTCGTCGCCCTGCACCGCCTCGTGCGCAGCCCCCTGCCCTCCTCCTCCGACGACAATGCGGCAATCGACGAATGGGAGCGGCGTCACGACCGCTTCCACACCAGCCTCATCGCCGCCTGCGAGTCCCGTTGGCTGCTGCATTTCTGCGCCACCCTGTCGGACCAGTGCCAGCGCTACCGCCGCTTCATCGTGCTCAGCATGGCCCAGTCCTATTCCCTGTTCGACGAGGTGCGCAGCCAGCACCAGGCCATGGCCGAGGCGGTGCTGGCGCGGCGGGCCGACGAGGCCGAGGTGCTGCTGATGGCGCACTATCGCGACAGCCTCGCGCGGGTGATGGAACAGATGGAGAGCTTCGTGCGCAGGAAGCGCGCCTGA
- a CDS encoding cyclase family protein — MQVNRAAILEAAEKLSNWGRWGKDDQIGTLNNVSPEDVIAAGRLIRKGKVFSLGLSLKEPIQSGLFGGRWNPIHTMLATGTDAVAGNQDTPYPYLRYADDAINMPCQASTQWDALCHIFLGDKMYNGYDANLVDARGAKKLGIEHVRDKMVGRGVLLDVARFKGVASLDDGYAITIADLKDTAKAQGVEIRKGDFVIVRTGHQERCLANKDWSGYAGGAAPGFAFETCYWIRETDIAAICSDTWGCEVRPNETDEANQPWHWVVIPAIGISMGEIFYLKELAEDCAADKVYEFFFTAPPLHLPGGAGSPINPQAVK, encoded by the coding sequence ATGCAGGTCAACCGTGCCGCCATTCTCGAAGCGGCGGAAAAGCTCTCCAACTGGGGGCGGTGGGGCAAGGACGACCAGATCGGCACCCTCAACAACGTCTCCCCCGAGGACGTGATCGCCGCCGGCCGGCTGATCCGCAAGGGCAAGGTGTTCTCGCTCGGCCTGTCGCTGAAGGAGCCGATCCAGTCGGGGCTGTTCGGCGGCCGGTGGAACCCCATCCACACCATGCTCGCCACGGGCACCGATGCCGTCGCCGGCAACCAGGACACGCCCTATCCGTACCTGCGCTACGCCGACGACGCCATCAACATGCCCTGCCAGGCGTCCACCCAGTGGGACGCGCTGTGCCACATCTTCCTCGGCGACAAGATGTACAACGGCTACGACGCAAACCTCGTGGACGCCCGTGGCGCGAAAAAGCTCGGCATCGAGCACGTGCGCGACAAGATGGTCGGCCGGGGCGTGCTGCTGGACGTGGCGCGCTTCAAGGGTGTCGCCTCTCTCGATGACGGCTATGCCATCACCATCGCCGACCTCAAGGACACAGCCAAGGCGCAGGGCGTGGAGATCCGCAAGGGCGACTTCGTCATCGTGCGCACCGGCCACCAGGAGCGCTGCCTCGCGAACAAGGACTGGAGCGGCTATGCGGGCGGCGCCGCCCCGGGCTTCGCCTTCGAGACCTGCTACTGGATCCGCGAGACGGACATCGCCGCCATCTGCTCGGACACCTGGGGCTGCGAGGTGCGGCCCAACGAGACCGATGAGGCCAACCAGCCGTGGCATTGGGTGGTCATCCCCGCCATCGGCATCTCCATGGGGGAGATCTTCTACCTGAAGGAGCTCGCGGAGGACTGCGCGGCCGACAAGGTGTACGAATTCTTCTTCACCGCGCCGCCCCTGCACCTGCCCGGCGGCGCCGGCTCCCCCATCAATCCCCAGGCGGTGAAGTGA
- a CDS encoding (2Fe-2S)-binding protein, producing MASELAFRVNGIERRVTIDDSVPLIHVLRNEFDLKATRFGCGEEQCGACMVLVDGKPAYSCTLPVGDAAGRSIETAEAIADGAHPLRQAFLDEQAGQCGYCLSGIVLSAKALLDHNTAPSRAEIIAALEPHLCRCGAQGRMVRAVERAASLLRNEVAA from the coding sequence ATGGCCAGTGAACTTGCGTTTCGGGTGAACGGGATCGAGCGGCGCGTCACCATCGACGACAGCGTTCCGCTGATCCACGTGCTGCGCAACGAATTCGACCTGAAGGCGACCCGCTTCGGCTGCGGCGAGGAGCAGTGCGGCGCATGCATGGTGCTCGTCGACGGCAAGCCGGCCTATTCCTGCACGCTGCCGGTGGGCGACGCGGCTGGCCGCAGCATCGAGACCGCGGAGGCCATCGCCGACGGCGCGCATCCGCTCCGCCAGGCGTTCCTCGACGAGCAGGCCGGCCAATGCGGCTATTGCCTGTCCGGCATCGTGTTGTCGGCAAAGGCGCTGCTCGACCACAACACGGCGCCCTCGCGCGCCGAGATCATCGCCGCGCTGGAGCCGCATCTGTGCCGCTGCGGCGCCCAGGGGCGCATGGTGCGGGCGGTGGAGCGCGCTGCCAGCCTCCTGCGGAACGAGGTGGCGGCATGA
- a CDS encoding NAD(P)-dependent oxidoreductase: MSTPERPRVGIVGLGIMGSAYARNLREGGFDVVGFDVAPAAQAALAAMGGTVAASPGDVAAQADVILIALASVDALKAVCGGPEGLVHTIRPGVPVVEMSTFPLYAKDYCRDLFEAKGNPVLDCPVSGTGAQAAVRDLVLYASGEEAVVERLRPMFDGFARSTRYVGPFGSGTKLKFVANLLVTIHNLSTAEAVLMAHRSGLDLKMMFEAIRDGAGNSRMFEVRAPMMFEECYQPAGMKFEVYMKDLDLISDFARDMRVPTPLLAASIPFYVAALGAGRHADDTAGLYSVLKEMSAPRGE, from the coding sequence ATGAGCACACCTGAGCGCCCGCGCGTGGGCATCGTCGGCCTCGGCATCATGGGTTCCGCCTATGCGCGCAACCTGCGGGAGGGCGGCTTCGACGTCGTCGGCTTCGACGTGGCGCCGGCGGCGCAGGCGGCCCTGGCGGCGATGGGCGGCACGGTTGCCGCCTCGCCCGGGGACGTGGCGGCGCAGGCCGACGTGATCCTCATCGCCCTCGCCTCCGTGGACGCGCTGAAGGCCGTATGCGGCGGGCCGGAGGGCCTGGTGCACACCATCCGCCCCGGCGTTCCGGTGGTGGAGATGAGCACCTTCCCGCTCTATGCCAAGGACTATTGCCGGGACCTGTTCGAGGCGAAGGGCAATCCGGTGCTGGATTGCCCGGTGAGCGGCACCGGCGCGCAGGCGGCGGTGCGCGACCTCGTGCTCTACGCGTCCGGCGAGGAGGCGGTGGTCGAGCGGCTGCGTCCCATGTTCGACGGCTTCGCCCGCTCGACGCGCTATGTGGGGCCGTTCGGCTCCGGCACGAAGCTGAAGTTCGTCGCCAACCTCCTCGTGACCATCCACAACCTCTCCACCGCCGAGGCGGTGCTCATGGCGCATCGCTCGGGCCTCGACCTGAAGATGATGTTTGAGGCCATCCGCGACGGCGCCGGCAATTCCCGCATGTTCGAGGTGCGCGCGCCGATGATGTTCGAGGAATGCTACCAGCCGGCGGGCATGAAGTTCGAGGTCTACATGAAGGATCTCGACCTCATCAGCGACTTCGCCCGCGACATGCGGGTGCCGACGCCGCTCCTGGCGGCGAGCATTCCCTTCTACGTGGCAGCGCTTGGCGCCGGGCGGCACGCCGACGACACGGCGGGCCTCTATTCGGTGCTCAAGGAGATGAGCGCGCCGCGCGGCGAATAA
- the hisD gene encoding histidinol dehydrogenase, whose amino-acid sequence MARFLKTSRDAAARAEDLHKVRVTVEGILADIEARGDAAVRELSVKFDGWDRDDYRLSEQEIEACLSKLTRRDLDDIRFAQEQVRNFARHQKDALKDIEVETLPGVVLGHKNIPVNSVGCYVPGGKYPLLASAHMSVITAKVAGVKRIVTCAPPYHGEPAPAIVAAQHLAGADAIYCLGGIQAVGAMALGTQSMEPVDMLVGPGNAFVAEAKRQLYGRVGIDLFAGPTETLVIADESVDAEMCATDLLGQAEHGPNSPAILLTNSEKLARETMAEVERLLTILPTAEVARKAWEDYGEVIVCDSYEEMVREADRIASEHVQVMTRDPDYFLANMTNYGALFLGPRTNVAFGDKVIGTNHTLPTLKSARYTGGLWVGKFLKTCTYQRVLTDEASAMIGEYCSRLCMLEGFAGHAEQANVRVRRYGGRNIPYATAAE is encoded by the coding sequence ATGGCACGCTTTCTCAAGACCAGCCGCGACGCCGCCGCCCGCGCCGAGGACCTTCACAAGGTCCGTGTCACGGTTGAAGGCATCCTCGCCGACATCGAGGCACGGGGCGATGCCGCCGTGCGCGAGTTGTCGGTGAAGTTCGACGGCTGGGACCGCGACGACTACCGGCTCTCCGAGCAGGAGATCGAGGCCTGCCTGTCGAAGCTGACGAGACGCGACCTCGACGACATCCGCTTCGCCCAGGAGCAGGTGCGCAACTTCGCCCGGCACCAGAAGGACGCGCTGAAGGACATCGAGGTGGAGACGCTGCCCGGCGTGGTGCTCGGGCACAAGAACATCCCCGTGAACTCGGTGGGCTGCTACGTGCCCGGCGGCAAGTATCCGCTGCTGGCGTCGGCCCACATGTCGGTGATCACCGCCAAGGTGGCGGGGGTGAAGCGCATCGTCACCTGCGCGCCGCCCTATCACGGCGAGCCGGCGCCGGCCATCGTCGCCGCCCAGCACCTGGCGGGGGCGGATGCCATCTACTGCCTCGGCGGCATCCAGGCGGTGGGCGCAATGGCGCTGGGCACGCAGAGCATGGAGCCGGTGGACATGCTGGTGGGCCCGGGCAACGCCTTCGTGGCCGAGGCCAAGCGCCAGCTCTACGGCCGCGTGGGCATCGACCTGTTCGCCGGCCCCACCGAGACGCTGGTGATCGCCGACGAGAGCGTGGATGCCGAGATGTGCGCCACCGACCTCCTCGGCCAGGCCGAGCACGGGCCGAACTCGCCCGCCATCCTGCTCACCAACTCGGAGAAGCTGGCGCGCGAGACCATGGCCGAGGTGGAGCGCCTGCTCACCATCCTGCCCACCGCCGAGGTGGCGCGAAAGGCGTGGGAGGACTACGGCGAGGTCATCGTCTGCGACAGCTACGAGGAGATGGTGCGGGAAGCCGACCGCATCGCCTCCGAGCACGTGCAGGTGATGACCCGGGACCCCGACTATTTCCTGGCGAACATGACCAATTACGGCGCCCTGTTCCTCGGCCCGCGCACCAACGTGGCGTTCGGCGACAAGGTGATCGGCACCAACCACACGCTGCCGACCCTCAAGTCGGCGCGCTATACCGGCGGGCTGTGGGTGGGCAAGTTCCTGAAGACCTGTACCTACCAGCGGGTCCTCACCGACGAGGCCTCGGCCATGATCGGGGAATACTGCTCCCGGCTGTGCATGCTGGAGGGCTTCGCCGGCCATGCGGAGCAGGCCAACGTGCGGGTGCGCCGCTATGGCGGGCGCAACATCCCCTACGCCACGGCGGCCGAATAG
- a CDS encoding ABC transporter substrate-binding protein encodes MNMHRRRWIRRALAVAAMVSTSFALGGLATPAAADPIKIRIGWSTMPGHMIPVLYSNPSVLKHYGKSYVVEPILFRGSTPQITAMAAGEIDMAAFAGTALAFAVNNAGLDVKVVADIIQDGVGDYHSDTFLVRADSGINKPEDLKGKRIGTNAIGSASDTGMRVLLLNKGLVDKRDYTSIEVAFPNIPAMIEEGKIDMGMVVQPMSDKLVKSGKFKVLYTIKDSVGPSELVFLTARNDFLQKNKQAVMDFFEDHVRAMRWFMDPKNKTEASALIGKFMKQPPENFDYMFTTADYYRDPFLIPNIPNLQSMVDASVKAGALPAPFQVAPKHVDLSFVEEAKRRIQASEGKTQ; translated from the coding sequence ATGAACATGCATCGCAGGCGATGGATTCGCCGCGCACTCGCCGTCGCCGCCATGGTCTCGACAAGCTTCGCGCTGGGGGGCCTCGCCACCCCCGCGGCGGCCGATCCGATCAAGATCCGCATCGGCTGGTCGACCATGCCCGGGCACATGATCCCGGTGCTCTATTCGAACCCCAGCGTGCTCAAGCACTACGGCAAGAGCTATGTGGTGGAACCGATCCTGTTCCGCGGCTCGACCCCGCAGATCACCGCCATGGCGGCCGGCGAGATCGACATGGCGGCCTTCGCCGGCACCGCCCTCGCCTTCGCGGTGAACAATGCCGGGCTCGATGTGAAGGTGGTGGCCGACATCATCCAGGACGGGGTCGGCGACTACCATTCCGACACCTTCCTCGTGCGCGCCGACAGCGGCATCAACAAGCCGGAGGACCTGAAGGGCAAGCGCATCGGCACCAACGCCATCGGCTCCGCCTCCGACACCGGCATGCGCGTACTGCTGCTCAACAAGGGCCTCGTCGACAAGCGCGACTACACCTCCATCGAGGTGGCCTTCCCCAACATCCCGGCCATGATCGAGGAGGGCAAGATCGACATGGGCATGGTGGTGCAGCCCATGTCCGACAAGCTGGTGAAGTCGGGCAAGTTCAAGGTGCTCTACACCATCAAGGACTCCGTCGGCCCGTCCGAGCTCGTCTTCCTCACCGCCCGCAATGACTTCCTGCAAAAGAACAAGCAGGCGGTGATGGACTTCTTCGAGGACCACGTCCGCGCCATGCGCTGGTTCATGGATCCGAAAAACAAGACCGAGGCGAGCGCGCTGATCGGCAAGTTCATGAAGCAGCCGCCGGAAAACTTCGACTACATGTTCACCACGGCCGATTATTATCGCGACCCTTTCCTCATCCCCAACATCCCGAACCTGCAGAGCATGGTGGACGCGTCCGTGAAGGCCGGCGCCTTGCCCGCTCCCTTCCAGGTGGCGCCGAAGCACGTGGACCTGAGCTTCGTCGAGGAAGCCAAGCGCCGCATCCAGGCGAGCGAGGGCAAGACACAATGA
- a CDS encoding ABC transporter ATP-binding protein, with translation MSAQRLDARTGTDPNAVGIEIRDVSHHYGGRNGQGGVTALDHITLDIRPNEFHALLGPSGCGKSTLLYLIGGFIPVQSGVIETARGPVTGPNPERGIVFQNFALFPWKTVLQNTLYGLEKLGLPKKEREEKARHFIDLVHLSGFENAFPSQLSGGMQQRAAIARTLAVDPEILLMDEPFGALDAQTRRVMQEELRSIWQRTRKTVVFVTHDVQEAVFLADRISIMSARPGRIQHVIDVGFNREPGEDVVKRPEFVEMGEHIWGLVRDQAIAATRSAH, from the coding sequence ATGAGCGCCCAACGCCTCGACGCCCGAACGGGCACCGATCCGAACGCCGTGGGGATCGAGATCCGCGATGTCAGCCATCATTATGGCGGCCGCAACGGCCAGGGCGGCGTCACCGCCCTCGACCACATCACCCTCGACATCCGGCCGAACGAGTTCCACGCGTTGCTCGGCCCGTCCGGCTGCGGCAAGAGCACCCTGCTCTATCTCATCGGCGGCTTCATTCCGGTGCAGTCCGGGGTGATCGAGACCGCGCGCGGGCCGGTGACCGGCCCCAATCCCGAGCGCGGCATCGTGTTCCAGAACTTCGCCCTGTTTCCCTGGAAGACGGTGCTTCAGAACACCCTCTACGGCCTGGAGAAACTGGGGCTTCCGAAGAAGGAGCGCGAGGAGAAGGCGCGCCACTTCATCGATCTCGTCCACCTGTCCGGGTTCGAGAACGCCTTCCCCTCCCAGCTCTCCGGCGGCATGCAGCAGCGCGCCGCCATCGCCCGCACGCTGGCGGTGGACCCCGAGATCCTGCTCATGGACGAGCCGTTCGGGGCGCTGGACGCGCAGACGCGGCGCGTCATGCAGGAGGAGCTCCGCTCCATCTGGCAGCGCACCCGCAAGACCGTGGTGTTCGTCACCCACGACGTGCAGGAGGCCGTGTTCCTCGCCGACCGCATCTCCATCATGAGCGCACGGCCGGGCCGCATACAGCACGTCATCGACGTGGGCTTCAACCGCGAGCCCGGCGAGGACGTGGTGAAGAGGCCGGAATTCGTCGAGATGGGCGAGCACATCTGGGGCCTCGTGCGCGACCAGGCCATCGCCGCAACGCGGAGCGCCCACTGA
- a CDS encoding ABC transporter permease, producing MGSLANTAVRYAPLLIVLVMWEIIATAGPLSNQLLPDVMSVLAALWDLILDGEIIRHGLRSLTRAAAGFGLAVLVGSAAGLLMASFRPVRLLVNPVVQIFYPMPKSALIPVMMIWFGLGDMSKIVLIFIGCLLPVIVSSYNGARGVNPFFLWSARSLGASPAATLLQITLPAAMPELLSGIRTALAFAFILMVSSEFVIAKDGFGYLISQLGDGGAYASMFAVILVVAAFGFTADRLYGSFVRYQLRWREP from the coding sequence ATGGGAAGCCTCGCCAACACCGCGGTGCGCTATGCCCCGCTCCTCATCGTGCTGGTGATGTGGGAGATCATCGCCACCGCCGGCCCCCTCTCCAACCAGCTGTTGCCGGACGTGATGTCGGTGCTGGCGGCGCTGTGGGACCTGATCCTCGACGGCGAGATCATCCGCCATGGCCTGCGCTCCCTCACCCGCGCCGCGGCGGGCTTCGGCCTGGCGGTGCTGGTGGGCTCGGCGGCGGGGCTGCTCATGGCCTCGTTCCGGCCGGTGCGCCTGCTGGTGAACCCGGTGGTGCAGATCTTCTACCCCATGCCCAAGTCGGCCCTGATCCCGGTGATGATGATCTGGTTCGGGCTCGGCGACATGTCGAAGATCGTGCTGATATTCATCGGCTGCCTGCTGCCGGTGATCGTGAGCTCGTACAACGGCGCGCGCGGGGTCAACCCGTTCTTCCTGTGGTCGGCACGCTCGCTCGGGGCATCGCCGGCGGCGACGCTGCTCCAGATCACCCTGCCGGCGGCCATGCCGGAGCTGCTCAGCGGCATCCGCACGGCCCTCGCCTTCGCCTTCATCCTGATGGTCTCGTCCGAATTCGTCATCGCCAAGGACGGGTTCGGCTACCTGATCAGCCAGCTCGGCGACGGCGGCGCCTACGCCTCCATGTTCGCCGTCATCCTCGTGGTGGCGGCCTTCGGTTTCACCGCGGACCGGCTCTACGGAAGCTTCGTGCGGTACCAGCTGCGCTGGAGGGAGCCATGA
- a CDS encoding TetR/AcrR family transcriptional regulator: protein MERAAGRRKAKPEQRGQEARGERDAPAPKRRLSAEDRRQEILTKSIEYFSKVGFGGGTRDLARHLGTTQPLLYRYFPNKDALIQEIYKVVFLDQWKPSWDALLTDRSRPLRARLQDFYEAYTDTILTPLWIRIYFFAGLKGEHINERYITLVEERLLSRIIREFHVEQGLEPPETIGNRDLEIAWNLQSGIFYYGVRKYIYHARTFLPKNEMISCALDLFFGGYAEILAQRRCEARAVAPPPAKPRTRSPRKTGPA from the coding sequence ATGGAGCGGGCAGCGGGGCGGCGCAAGGCGAAGCCGGAGCAGCGGGGCCAGGAAGCGCGGGGCGAGCGCGACGCGCCGGCACCGAAGCGCCGCCTTTCGGCGGAGGACCGCCGGCAGGAGATCCTGACGAAATCCATCGAATACTTCTCCAAGGTGGGGTTCGGCGGCGGGACGCGTGACCTCGCCCGCCATCTCGGCACCACCCAGCCTTTGCTCTACCGCTACTTTCCCAACAAGGACGCGCTGATCCAGGAGATCTACAAGGTCGTCTTCCTCGACCAGTGGAAGCCGAGCTGGGACGCGCTGCTCACCGACCGCAGCCGGCCCCTGCGCGCGCGCCTGCAGGACTTCTACGAGGCCTATACCGACACCATCCTGACCCCATTGTGGATCCGGATCTATTTCTTCGCGGGCCTGAAGGGCGAACACATCAACGAGCGCTACATCACGCTGGTCGAGGAGCGACTGCTGTCGCGCATCATCCGCGAATTTCACGTGGAGCAGGGCCTGGAACCGCCGGAGACGATCGGCAACCGCGATCTGGAAATCGCCTGGAACCTGCAGAGCGGCATCTTCTATTACGGCGTGCGCAAGTACATCTATCACGCCCGCACGTTCCTGCCGAAGAACGAGATGATTTCCTGCGCGCTGGACCTGTTCTTTGGCGGCTATGCGGAGATCTTGGCCCAGCGGCGGTGCGAGGCCCGGGCCGTTGCCCCGCCGCCGGCGAAGCCGCGCACGCGCTCCCCGCGCAAGACGGGCCCCGCCTGA
- a CDS encoding ABC transporter permease: MNRSATPTVSATPMERPGSRPATAPGPGAPLLGAWRGIGRRLTGDTMIQCLVVLVLLAAWETVTRLGLVHPFLLPRLSSVLMRIGANVAAGTVFADLGLTLYRAATGFAIALVVAIPLGVLMARNAGVRWFFDPLISVGFPMPKISFLPIFILWFGIFDTSKIVMIAFSCFFPLVSATYAGTLGVDKWVVWSARSFGATQNEVLREVVLPMALPQILTGVQIAVPVALITTVVTEMLMGGPGIGGSMMQAGRFADSVGVFAGIVEIALLGALVVRAVERLRAYLLAWHPETRR, encoded by the coding sequence ATGAACCGATCGGCCACCCCCACCGTCTCAGCGACACCCATGGAGCGCCCCGGCTCCCGCCCCGCCACCGCGCCCGGCCCCGGCGCGCCGCTCCTGGGGGCGTGGCGCGGCATCGGGCGCCGGCTGACCGGCGACACGATGATCCAGTGCCTCGTGGTCCTGGTGCTGCTGGCGGCGTGGGAAACGGTGACGCGGCTCGGCCTCGTGCATCCGTTCCTGCTGCCGCGCCTGTCCTCGGTGCTGATGCGGATCGGCGCCAACGTCGCCGCCGGAACCGTCTTCGCCGACCTCGGCCTCACCCTCTACCGGGCGGCGACGGGCTTTGCCATCGCGCTGGTGGTGGCGATTCCGCTCGGCGTGCTGATGGCGCGCAACGCCGGCGTGCGCTGGTTCTTCGACCCGCTGATTTCGGTGGGCTTCCCCATGCCGAAGATCTCGTTCCTGCCGATCTTCATCCTGTGGTTCGGCATCTTCGACACGTCGAAGATCGTGATGATCGCCTTCTCCTGCTTCTTCCCGCTGGTCTCGGCGACCTATGCCGGCACCCTCGGGGTGGACAAGTGGGTGGTGTGGTCGGCGCGCTCGTTCGGCGCCACGCAGAACGAGGTGCTGCGGGAGGTGGTGCTGCCCATGGCGCTGCCCCAGATCCTCACCGGCGTGCAGATCGCGGTGCCGGTGGCGCTCATCACCACCGTGGTCACGGAAATGCTGATGGGCGGCCCCGGCATCGGCGGCAGCATGATGCAGGCGGGGCGCTTCGCCGACTCGGTGGGGGTGTTCGCCGGGATCGTGGAGATCGCCCTCCTTGGCGCGCTGGTGGTGCGCGCCGTCGAGCGCCTGCGGGCCTACCTCCTGGCCTGGCACCCGGAGACGCGGCGCTGA